In the genome of Haloprofundus halobius, the window GATTGCCAGATACCGCTCGATCGAGTGTACCAGGGCCTCCCCTGTTTACCGTGCGGGATTTCACTGAGATCTTCGGGATCGGTCACGGCAACGGCGACGGTGTTCTCCCCCGGCGTCATCGCATCGGTGACCTCTACCTCGAATGGGAGGTACCCATCCCGGTTTGTCCCGACTCGTTCGCCGTCGACGTAGACGACGGCCTCGTAGTCGACGGCCCCGAACCGAAGGAAGGTGCGCTCTCCGGTGCCGTCGTACTCGACGGTCGTCCGGTACCACGCCGTCCCGGTGTACTCGCGATAGGTCCTCTCCTCTTGCCAGGCGTGGGGGACGGACACCACCTCGGCATCGGCCGGCCAGTCCGTGTCCGGATCCTGGAGACCGCGTTCGTCGCCGTCGCCGTCGGGGTCCGTCACGAACGTCCACTCGCCGTCAAGCCGGGCTGTCACCCTCGGCTGCTCGTCGAACTGGGGCATGGTTTCCCGTACGTTCTCGGGCATCCCTGAAAATATCATCGCTACCGTCGCGGGTGCACTTGGTAGAACGGAACCGATGAGATCGTCGCTACCAGGTATCGTATTATCCGCTGACAATGAGAAACTGTCCGCCATCGACCCAGAGTTCGTGTCCGTTGGCGTCGTCGCTGGCGGATGACGACGGTCGCCCCGTTGTCCGCGATCTTTCCGGCGAGCGCCTTCCCGTTATCGCCTCGGGTACCTGTCACGAGTGCGAGGGGGTCGGATACGTCGATGTCACGCGCCATCCGTCTGTCGAGTTAGTTAATTCGACCTGCCGGCCGCAACTGTGGCGCCGGGAACGGTCGAATGTCGACGGAAAAGTGGACGTCGATTCGTGCGAAAGAGGATCGGGTGTCGGTCGGGTTACTGGATCGAGATGCCGGCGACCGTTGACGGCTGCAGTTCCGCGGTTAGGACGCCGTCCTCGACGCTGACGTCGAGGTCGGCGGCGGCGAACTCGTCAGCGTTGTCGGCGTCGACGATGAGGTCGGGTTCCTGATTCTCGAACAGCACCTTCGCGTCCACGTCGGCCGCATCGTCGCCCCCGACGTTGATTTCGACGGTGTGCGTACCGCGGGTGTCCAGGTTCGTCACGGTGACGTACGTCTCGCCGTCGTCGCTGACGGAGGCCGAGGCGCCAACGAGCGGCAGTTCGTCGTCGCCGACGTTGCGGGTGGGCGCCTCGACTGACGTCTGGACGGCCTCGTTGCCCTTGTGGGGCGCGTAAAGGTCGAAGACGTGGTAGGTCGGGCGCGCCCACGCCTCGTCGCCCTCCGTCTCAACCAGACATTGGAGGACGTTGACCGTCTGGGCGATGTTGGACATCGTCATCACGTCGGCATGGTGGTTGAAGACGTCGAGGACGGCCGCGGCCGACAGAGCGTCGACGACGGTCCCCGGCTGTTCGAGCCCGCTCTCGGCGACGGCCTCGGTGTGCCAGGCGCCCCACTCGTCGATGATGACGCCGATGTCGCGGGTGGTGGCGAAGGCGTCGATGGTCGCTGCGATGCGCTCGATGTGCTCGTCCATCTCGAGGGCCTCGACGAGGAACTGGTCGTAGTCGTCCTCGTCGGCCTCCGCGACGGACATCGTTCGGCCGTAGTAGTGGTGCAGCGTGAGGTGGTCGAGGGGGAACTCGACGCCCCAGCTCGACTTGCCGACCTCCTCCATGAAGCGGTGGTTCCACTCGTGGTCCTCAAATCCGCACGCGATCAGTTCGAGATCGTCGTCGACCATGAGGTTGTCCATGGATCCGACGTAGGTTGCGAACCGACGGTACTCGCGGGCGTACTGCTCGGGCGACATCCGGCCGCCACAGCCCCAGTTCTCGTTCCCGATGCCCCAGTAGGGGACTTCGTAGGGTTCGTCGCGTCCGTTTTCGCGGCGGCGATTCGCGAGTTCGGTGTCGCCGCCGTAGCAGGCGTACTCGACCCAGTCGGCCGCCTCCTGCGGGTCGCCGGAGCCGACGTTGGTCGCCAGGTACGGCTGCGTCCCCACGCGTTCACAGAACTCCAGGAACTCGTCGGTCCCAAACGTGTTGGGCTCTTCAGGTACCTCCGAGCGGTCCTGTGACCAGAAGAGATTGCGGCGGCGTGGACGGTCCTCGCGGGGACCGACGCCGTCCTCCCAGTGGTAGTCGTCGGCGAAACAGCCGCCGGGCCAGCGCAGCACCGGCATCTCCAGGTCCGAGAGCAGTGTCATGACGTCCTCGCGGAACCCGTCACCGTCCGCGGACTGGCTGTGCCAGATGCCGTCGTAGATGCACCGTCCGAGATGTTCGGAGAAGTGGCCATGCAGTTCGGGTTCGATGCGGTCGATACTAGCCTCTGTGTGGACAGTAACGCTCGCGTCTGTCATACGGGTAGAACTGATCCAGGCAGAGTATAAAATGACCGGTTGCGGCGGTTGGCGGCAGGTGATCCGGCGTAGGCAGTCCGGCGACGGGTGGTCCGGCGAGTGAGACCAGTCAGTTCGCGCCCCGGGTGCCGTCGGCTGACGCGTAGATCGACTGGTCCTGCTCGGTTGCCTGCTCGTGCTCGGGCGGTTCAAGGAGGACGTGAACGTGGAACGCGGCGGCGAATCCGGCGAAGACGAGCGCGAACGCGATGGTCAGCAGGCCAGCGACGAGGAAGGCGACGACCGTCGCCATCGCGAGCGTGACGGCGCCGACGGCGTTCGCGCTCGTCCAGCGAAACCCGGCCCGGACGGACGATTCGAGGTCACCGCCCGTGGCCAGACCGACGAACGTCGGTACGAGGACGAGCGCCGTGTACGCGGCGGCGTAGGCCGATCCGACCGAGAGGACGAGCAAGAACGTCGACGGACTCGCGAAGTACTCTAGTGCGTACAGCACGGAGACGACCGCGAGGACGAGCGGGACGCCGGAGAGCAGCGCCGCCGAGACACCGTGGCGCTTCAGGACTGAGACGACTCGCTCCCGGTCGAAGGCGTACGTCTCCCGGAGTGAGGCGACTGCGGCGTAGGCTCCGAGCGTCGCCGGTCCGACCGTGATCAGCGGGAGCGAGCAGACGAACCAGATGACACTCAGCAGGACCATTCGCGGACCGTACTCGTAGAAGAACCGCATCGCAGCGATGAACGATCGATAGACCGATTTCGAGTCCGCGTTCCTCATGACGCTGAACGATGGGACGGGGCGTTAACTAGGTTACCCCTTGCATCTCGACGGCGGACATGAGCTGATCCTGTAACAACAGGAACAGGATGAACAGCGGTCCGGACGCGATCAGCGCCGACGCCATCGTCACCGCCGGCTGGTAGGTGAAGTTGTCCCGGAGCACGACGATCCCGATGGGCAGCGTGTAGGCTGCCTCGCTCTGGAGCACGATCAGCGGCCAGAGGAACTGGTTCCAGCTCCAGACGAAGATGAACAGCGCGAGCGCCGTCAGGATCGACTTCGAGAGCGGCAGGATCAGGTGAGTGTAGATCCGCAGGTTCGAGAAGCCGTCGAGCTGTGCGGCCTCCTGGAGTTCGTAGGGCAGGTCCCGGAAGAACTGGGCCAGGAGGAACACGCCGAGCGGACCCGCCACGAACGGCAGGATCACGGCGGCGTAGTTGTTCAACAGCCCGAGATCCGAGATGAGGATGTACAGCGGGATGATGTTGACGAAGCCCGGGACCATGAAGCTCGCGATGATCAGGGCCAGGACGTAACGCTGTCCGGGCCAGTCGAGCCTGGTCAGGGCGAAGGCGATCATCGAGTCGACGAGCAACACGAGCAGCGTCGTCACCGACGCGATGATGAGCGTGTTGATCGCCCACTGCGCGATCAGTGACTGGGTCAACAGGTCCGTGAACGCGGTGAACGTAATCGGGTCCGGGATCCAGTGCATCCCCTCGGCGACAGCCTGCTGCTGGGTCTGCAAGGACGTCGTGATCATGTACAGGTACGGCACCACGAACAGCAGCGCCGCGCCGTACATGACGACGTGGACGCCGACGTTCCGCAGGGAGACGTCGCCGACCGTGAACGATTCGAACCGATTTTCCGTGGCTGATGAGTCACTCATTGTCGCCTCCGAGGAGGTAGTAGTTTGCGATGGACACCATCACGAGGATGCCCGTCAGGACGTACCCGATGGCGGCGGCGTAGCCGAAGTTCCGCTGGGCGAACGCCGCCTCGTAGAGGTACATGACGAGCGTCTCCGTCGTACTGCCCGGACCGCCCGAGGTCATTACGTACGGCTGTCCGTACACCTGGAACGCCCAGATGATGTTGATGATGACGACGAAGAAGATGGCGTGTCTGATCTGGGGAACGGTGACGTCCCTGAACTGTCGCCAGGTTCCCGCGCCGTCGAGTTTGGCCGCCTCGTAGAGGTAGTCCGGGACGCTCTGGCGGGCAGACAGCAGGATGACGAAGCTGAACCCGACGAGCCACCAGACGGTCGTCATCGCGATGGCGGGCATCGCAGTGAGCCGAGTCTGGAGCCACTGGGGCGGGTTCGCCATGACCATCCCGAGGTAGTGGTTGATCAGCCCGTACTGGGTCGAGTACAGGTCGACCCAGACCACCGCCGTCACGGAGACGGTCAGGATGTACGGGCTGAAGAAGATGGCCCGGAGCAGGCCCTTCCCCTTGATGTCGCGGTTGACGCCGAGCGCAAGGCCCAGCGCGACCACGACGATAGAGGGGACGGTGAGCAACGCGAAGTACCCGGTGTTCCCCAGGGCGTTCCAGAAGTCCGAATCGTTCAGGAGCTGCTGGTAGTTCTCGAGGCCGATGAACACCGACTGGGTCGGGTCGATGGCGTTCCAGTCGAACAGGCTCATGTACCCGCCCATCACCAGCGGGTACAGGAGAAACACGCCGAAGATGACGAGATAGGGGAGCGAGAAGAGGATGCCCTCGATCAGCTCCTTGCGTGAGCGACTGTCGGAACTGATCACCCCCTTGATCCCGTCGAATCGATCAGTGACAGACATTGTTGGCTTGGACTGGTGTGATCACGACAGCTGGTCGTTCCACGTCTCGACGCCCTGCTGGAGTGCTTCCTCGGGCGCAGTACTCCGGGAGTAGGCGTCGGTGAACCACGTCCAGTTACTCTGGGCGAACATGTCCGCATTCGGAAGCTGGGGCCAGTAGGCGAGCTGGTCGTCCTCCGCCATCTCCATGAATTTCTTGAGCGTCTTGTCCCAGATGTCGGCCTCCTGTAGTTCGTCACCGTTGAGAATCGGGTTATACGCCGGCAGGTGACCCGCCTCCGCGCCCCACTCGGGGTTCTCCTGGGCGATCCACTCCGCGGCCTCGACGGAGGCCTGGATACGCTCTTCGCTAGCACTCTCCTGATTCGGAAAGATGATCGTGTGGCTGTCGGCCGTCGTCACCAGTTGCTCCGCGTTCGGGACCCAGTGGGGCTTCTGGAAGCCCCACTCGTAGTCCTGGTCGTCCAAGACGGTGACGAACCAGGTGCCGTTGACCGTCATCGCGATGTTCCCGTTCCGGAAGCCCTGCTCGACCCGGTCGTCGGAGGTGTCGGGCTCGTCCCATTCGCGCTCGCCGGAGATGCTGACGATGTACTCGAGCGCCTCGAGTCCCACGTCGTCCCCGAAGGTAGCTTCGGTGTAGTCGTCGTTGAACATGCTCCCGCCCATCTGGTTGAGCGCCATGAAGTACTGGCGGAAACCGCCGCCATTGCCCCAGTACGGGTCGGGGCTGAACGGCTTGGCGTCGGTGTTCTCGAGGATCGCGTTGCAGGCCTCCTCGAACTCGCTGAAGTTCTCGAACGGGGGCTCGACGCCGGCCTCGTTCAGGATGTCCATGTTGTAGTACAGCCCGAGCGGGTGTGAGTCAATCGGGATTGCGTACTGACTACCCTCGAGCATGCACGAATCGAGGATCGACTGGACGTAGTCGTCCGTCGTGACGTAGTCGTCGATGGTGGTCAGCGTATCCTGAAAGCGGCGCAGGTACGTCGCGTGCGAGATGGCCATGTCCGGCGCCTCGCCGCCCGTCATGGATGTAAACAGCCGGTCGTAGTGGTCGTCCCACGGGGTTCGCTGCCGATTGATCGTGATCTCGTCGCCGAGAGGCTGTTCGTCGTTGAAGCGGTCGATTATCGCCTTCATGACCTCCCCGTCGCCTCCCCCGAACAGGGTCCAGTACGACAGCTCCATGTCGCCGCCGCCGTTGCCACCACTGCCGCCGCTGCCACTACCGCCGCCGAGGCCGAAACAGCCGGCGAGACCGGTGAGACCGGCGATACCAGTCGCACCCGCCGCCTGTAGGAATCGACGACGGCTACGGCTCTCTTTAGTCGTTCGCCGGTTCGACTCACGATTAGGTCCACTGTCATTGCTACTAGTTGGCATCACTACCGGGTTATCCCTAATGTTAATAAAGGTTGCTGTCATTGTGACATGGAAACTTAGAAAATGCATAAAATTAACTGGTATCATATCGCAACTGATGTATATGCCTCTGGATCCTGTCGGACCGTTCCCTGCATACGCCTCTCGAGCGATGGCGGAGTGGCGCGGATTAAGATTTACTACTTATAACCTGTGGCCCCGGCGATTCGTTCCCAAACACGAAAACGTTTTTAAATCACCTCGGCAATAGTTGAGGTATGAGTAAGGTTACCATCGAGAGCGTGTCAAAGATTTACGACGACGGCGGCAACGACATTCTCGCCGTCGACGATATCGATCTGGATATCCAGGACGGCGAGTTCATGACCATCGTCGGTCCCTCGGGCTCGGGGAAGTCGACGTTGCTGCGAATGATCGCCGGGTTGGAGAGCATCACCGACGGGACGATCAGCATCGGTGACCGCGTGGTCAACGACGTCAGCCCGCAGGACCGCGGAACGGCGATGGTGTTCCAGAACTACGCGCTGTACCCCCACATGACCGCCCGGAAGAACATGGCCTACGGGCTGAAATTGACGACGGACCTGGGGAAAGCCGAGATCAACGAGCGCGTCGAGGAGGCCGCCGACATGATGGGCATCTCCGAACAGCTCGACAAGAAACCCGGCAGCCTCTCCGGCGGCCAGCAACAGCGCGTAGCGACCGGGCGCGCCATCGTGCGCGACCCCGAGGTGTTCCTGATGGACGAGCCGCTCAGCAACCTTGACGCGAAACTTCGGATGCACATGCGGACGGAGATTCAGCGCATCCACGAGGACTTGGAAACGACGATTATCTACGTCACCCACGACCAGGAGGAGGCGATGACGATGTCCGACCGCGTTGCTATCTTCGACATGGGCGAGATCCAACAGGTGGGAACTCCCGACGAGATCTACAACCACCCGGCCAACCTCTTCGTCGCCGACTTCATCGGTAGTCCGTCGATGAACACCTTCAACGTCTTGTTCGACGGGTCGACGCTCGTCGGCCCTGACTTCGAGTACGAACTCTCCTCGGAGATCGCCAATCGCGTCCGCCAGTACGTCGACGACGGTGACGAACTCGTGATGGGTATCCGTCCCGAGGACATCTACTTGGCCGACGGCAGCGGTCCCAACGACATCAGCGCGTACCTCGACGTCCTCGAACCCGTCGGCTCCGACAACTACCTCTACTTCCAGGTCGGGGACGACGAGTGTCGCGTCCGCGTCCCCGGCGACGTCAAGCCCGAGGAGAACAAGGAGGTGTTCATCACGTTCGACGAGGAGAACCTCCACCTCTTCCACCCCGAGGATGGGACGAACATCCTCACCGAAACCCAGCGCACCGCCCAGCCGGTCGCCGACGACTGATAGCGTCGATCGTACTATTTCTACGTGGGAGCTGTCTTCGGTAGACAAACAGGTGAAATAGCCCAGTATCGAGACAGATCGGTACCCACGTACGACCGTCTGTCTGAAAACGACTGCATCTCCGGCTGTTTCCCACAACAACGACCGCGTTAACCGAGATCGTTCTGCGCGAACTCCGCCAGAAACACGATGTCGAATCCGCCGCGTTTACCCTCGATCTGGCGAACCTCTCGGTCGCCTCCAGCAGCGTCTCCACGGCCGGGACAGGACCTGTGAGGAGGGCAGTAGGCAGTACAGTCCTGTTGACTGGTCCGGTACTTCAGAACGCGCTGTCGCCGAAACCTCCGTCGACGGTGAGTACCTCGCCGGTCACGTAGGATGCGGCGTCGCTGGCCAGATAGACCGCCGCGCCGACGATCTCCTCGCGGTCGGCGACGCGTCCGAGCGGGGCTCGGGCGTCGATCACCGCTCGCTTTTCGGTCCCCTCGGCGTAGGTGTCGGTGTTCTGTGGAGTGATGACGAACCCGGGCGCGATGGCATTGACCCGGATCTCCGGTGCCAGCTCCTTCGCTGACGCGCGGGTGAACGCCTCCACGCCGCCCTTAGCCGCGGAGTAGGCCGGCAGGTTCGCCATCGAGAGCCGAGCCGCCATCGAGGAGATGTTGACGATTGACCCTCCATCGTCCATCGCCGGCGCGAACGTCTGAGTCACCTTGCGGACGCCGTCCAGAGCCACGTCGGTGACGAAGTTCCACTCGTCGTCCTCGATACCGAGGACCGTCTCCCGCGAAATGGCGCCTTGCGAGGCGACGACGACGTCGATACCGCCGAACTCCTCGACCACGGTTTCCCGAACCGCGTCCAGCGACTGCCGGGCGGTGACATCGCAGGTGATACGGGCGGTGTTGGCACCGAGCTCTTCAATGTCGTCGGCGGTCGAGGAGACCGCCGACTCGGTTCGACTGGTGGCAACGACGTCCGCGCCTTCTGACGCGAACCCGAGTGCAATCGCCTGGCCGATCCCGCTCGTGCCGCCGATGACGACAGCCCGTTTGCCGTCGACTGATACCGGCGTGTGCTCGTACGCGACCATACGTTCACGATGATCGCTGCCCCGTATTACCTTTGTGAATAGAGGGGTAAATATGGACCTACCCCATACTATATTACACTCGACACGCGAAGCCTCGTTATGCGAGGGTTAGCGAAAACCAGTCGTAGCCACGGCGGAATGGAACTCGTCGAACGCGATCGCCCGAAACCTAGTTCGGACGAAGCGCTCGTCGAAGTCGACTACGCCGGCCTCTGCGGGAGCGACGCCGGCATCTACGAGTTCGAGTCCGCTTTCGAACGCATGAATCTCCCCACCGTCATCGGCCACGAGTACTCCGGCCGTGTCGTCGAGGTCGGCGAGGATGTCACGAAGTTTGCTGTCGGCGACCGTGTGGTCGAGCGACCGATCCGTGGCTGCGGCGACTGCTACCAGTGTGAGATCGGGGAGCCTAACGTCTGCCAGAACGCCGTCATCACGGGCGTGGACCACGACGGCGCTTACGAGCCCTACATCGCCGTTCCAGAGGACGCGCTCCACCCAGTCCCCGACAGCGTTGAGCAGCAACACGCCGCGATGGTCGAGCCGACGAGTATCGGTACCCGCGCCGTAATCCAGAACTCGCGAGTGCGCGCGGGCGACCGTGTCCTGGTCGAGGGACCCGGTCCGATAGGACAACTCACCGCGCAGGTCGCCCGAGCCCAGGGCGCCGAGGTCGTCATCTCTGGGATCGGTCTGGATGCCGACTATCGCCTCCCGCTCGCCGAGCAACTGGGCTTCGACACGATCAACGTCGCCGAGGACGACCTCGAGCAGGTCCGCCAGGAGCGCACCGACGGCATCGGATACGACGTTGTCTTCGACACGACAGGACACCCATCGGGACTCCCCTCCGCGATCGAGGAGGTCCGCAAGGGCGGTCAGATCGTCCTGATCGGCCAGACGGGCGAGACTACGATGCCGTACTCACCGCTAGTCCGGGCCGAAATCGATCTGCAGTGCTCCTACGCCTCGATGTACGAGGACTTCGAGAACGCCCTCCGGCTTATCGACACCGGTGATGTCGACGCCGAGACGTTCATCGACGAGCGCTTCTCCCTACTTGACGCCGACAAGGCTTTCGAGACGTTCGTCGACGGCGGCACCTGCAAACCTGTCTTCGACGTCTCGGAACTGCGATAACCACAACGGATTGGTTCGCTCTCGATCGTGCGCACCACGTATCCGAGGACTTTACTCCCCGCTCGCTATATCCTGCGCCAATGCTCGACTGGATCGACAGCTACGAAGAGCGGAAGTGGCAGACGGCGACTGAGGGCACCGTCCGGTACGCCCTGCTCGGACTCGGATGGTGGACGATCGACGTCGCCCTGCCAGCTATCGAATCGTCCGACCTCGGCGAGGTGACGACGCTTGTGAGCAGTTCGACCGAGAAGGCCGAACGGCTCGCCGAGGAGAACGACGTCGAAAACGGGATTAGCTACGACGAATACCACGACGGCGCGGCTAGCGATCAGTTCGATGCCGTCTACGTCGGGACGCCCAACGCCTACCACCTGGAGTACGTCGAGACCGCAGCCGAATTAGACAAGGCAGTCATCTGTGAGAAACCAATGGAGGCCACCGTCGAACGGGCCAAACGGCTGGTCGAGGCCTGCGAGGCCGCCGATATACCGCTGATGATCGCCTATCGGATGCACACCGACCCCGCCGTTCAGCGGGCGAAGGAACTGATCGATAAAGGCTTTCTCGGTGAGCCGGTGTCGGTGTACGGCAACAACAGCCAGCCTCTTCTAGAGATGATTCCCGATCCCGACCAGTGGCGCCTTGACCCCAACCTGTCGGGCTACGGTACCTCTGTCATGGACCTGGGTGTCTACTCAATCAATACCGCCCGCTATCTGCTGGACCGTGATCCCGTCGCCGTCCATGCCAGGATGAGTTCCCATCACGAGGCATTCGAAGACGTCTCCGACGAGCGTTCCGCGGCGACACTCGTCCTCGAAGACGACGTGAAGATGGTGACGACCAACAGCCAACATGCCCACGAGGACACGAACCTGAAGCTCACCGGGACCGAGGGCCAGATCGAGTTTCAGCCGGCGTTCCACGGTGAGGTGACGCTCCAGCTCTCCCGGGGTAACGTGACCGTAACGGTCGACCACGATACCTTCAACGCTGAGCGGGAGATGATGGAGGAGTTCGACTACTTCGCTGACCGCGTGCTGACCGGCGCGCCGATGCACGCTGACGGTCGCCACGGACTGACGGACATGCGGGTCATCGAAGCTATCCACCACTCGGCCGAGAGTGGCGACATCGTCGAGCTGTAACTGGCAATAAGTCGATTCTCCCGTGTATGATTCCTCTGGCCACTACGAGCAGGTGAAGTTGACCTCTATAATCAATCGTGTTCAATTATTATGATCTACGAAGATTAGTTCAATATTTGCGACATCGCTACATCGGTGATCTCGTCAGCGCCACTATCGTCGTATGAATGAATCGAACCCGTTTGAACAATGACCGTACTAAATGATGAAAAGAAGAAAGCAAACTCCGGGTGCTATTTGCCACTTGTGATGGACGGGGTGGAACATCTCTGCTTGGTAGCTCAAAAACCGGGTTGTCCGTGTAGGCGCGGAACGGCCGCGTAGGTCGCCGCGGTTGCGATGAACTGACCACTACTGCCGACGTGGCAGACACTCGAATCCCGGTGAAAGCCGGGCGCATGGGTTTCGAGAATTTCATGGCAACTGGTCACGTCTGACAAACACCAGCGTTTTGCGACTGTCGACTGCCGACTACTGTCCGCGAATCACCCGTCCGTGTTCTCTAGACCAGAACGCTTATCGTGAAAGATAGTTAAAGACCGAACATGGACGCCAAACACCCGGTGCGAACCACCGAGAAGACGCTCGCCCTGGTGGAAGAGCTGATGGAGGAAGGTCCATGCGGTGTGACCGAGTTGGCACAGAACCTGGACATGGGTAAAAGTGCCGTTCACAACCACCTAACAACGCTTCGGAAACACGGCTACGTTCTGAAGACGGGCGACGAGTACCGAGTGGGGCTGAAGTTCCTTGAGATCGGGGGTCGCACTCGGAAGTCGATGAAGTTCTATCAGGTCGCCGAACCCGAAGTCAAGTCGCTCGCCGCCGAGACCGGCGAACTCGCCAATCTTCTGGTCGAAGAACAGGGGCTGGGCGTCTACCTGATGCGCTCGAAAGGTGAGCAAGCCGTCAACCTCGACACGTACGCGGGACTCCGCACGTACCTCCACACGACGGCGCTCGGGAAAGCGATTCTCGCGTATCTGCCGGAGTCGCGGGTCGACGAGATAATCGACCAGCGCGGTCTCGAACCGATTACATCCAATAGCATCCAGACGCGCGACGAACTGTTCGAGTCGCTCGAAGCCGTCCGCGAACGGGGGTACGCCATCGACGACGGCGAGCGCCTGGAGGGACTCCGCTGCATCGCCGCCCCCGTTAAGATGTCTTCAGGAACCGTGCTGGGTTCGATAAGCGTTTCCGCACCCGCCAGTCGCGTCAGCGACGACGACCTCCACGGCGAACTGGGCGACCGCGTCCTGAGCGCGGCCAACGTGGTAGAACTCAACATCAACTACTGATAATCTTCATTCTCTATATTCGAACGGGATGGAACGAAGCCACTCGTTAGAACCACCGGAATGCGTCCACTTTCGCGTCTTTGCTGTGTCCCGTTACAGTACTTTGAGTGTAATACTATGGCGGAGATTGCGACAGTCTGTTCTCACATAAAGAACGCCGATAGTGACACCGCGTCGGTATGGAGCGGGGCCGTCGACTCAAGTGAGAACGGCGAGAACGCGTGGAACCGCTATCCACGGGCCGGCGACGAGGTTCGCATCGTCATCGACGGGATCGGCGAGCTCTCGAACCCGGTCGTCGAGGTGTGATCTGAGGTCGGGTGCACCCACGGCCGTCGCCCCTTTTAACACCACCGGATATGACGGGCAATAAATAGTAAAAATAAAGTACATTAATGATAGAAGTAGATTCGATGTTCGTACCAACACTACTACAGACGGGTGGAGAGGCACCGCTCCTCGCACTGTTCGCGGGGATCGTAACGATCGTCCTGCTGTTGGTCGTCCTCGACCTCCCGGCGTTCGTCTCGCTCGTGATCGCCGGGCTCGTGGTCGGGATCGTCGCGCCGTCGATCCCGTTCGCGGAGGTACCAGCCGAGTTCGCGACGGCCTTCGGGGACGGGATGGCCGGCATCGGTATCCCGATCCTGATGGCGGCGATCATCGGGAAGGCGATGATCGAGAGCGGGGCAGCGAATCGCATCGTCCGAGGGTTCACGAGTCTCTTCGGCGACGACAACACGGAGATCTCGCTGTTCAGTAGCAGTTTCATCATGTCGATCCCCGTGTTCTTCGACAACGTGTTCTACCTACTCGCGCCGCTGGCCCGCTCGGCCCGGTCGCGGCAGGGGGAGAACTACACCCTGTTCATCGTCGCGGTGGGTGCCGCGGGGGTCGTCACGCACGGGTTCGTCCCGCCGACGCCCGGACCGCTCCTCGCCGTCGAGGAGTTCGACGCCAACCTGGGCGAGACGATCGCCATTGGGCTCATGGTCGGCCTGCCGACGGCGCTGATCTCGGGGCTCGGGTACGGCTACTGGATCAACCGGCGTCTCGACATCCCGCTCCGGGACGCGATGGGCACGACCGTCGAGGAACTCGAAGAGCAGAACGAGGTCCCGACCAGCGCACTCCCCGGCGTGTTCGAGTCGCTGCTGCCGATCCTGCTCGCGATCGTCCTCGTCACCGCGAACACGGCCGTGACGACGTTCATCGGCGAGGACGCGGCGGTCGCTTCGGTCACCGGCTTCTTCGGCGA includes:
- a CDS encoding carbohydrate ABC transporter permease: MSDSSATENRFESFTVGDVSLRNVGVHVVMYGAALLFVVPYLYMITTSLQTQQQAVAEGMHWIPDPITFTAFTDLLTQSLIAQWAINTLIIASVTTLLVLLVDSMIAFALTRLDWPGQRYVLALIIASFMVPGFVNIIPLYILISDLGLLNNYAAVILPFVAGPLGVFLLAQFFRDLPYELQEAAQLDGFSNLRIYTHLILPLSKSILTALALFIFVWSWNQFLWPLIVLQSEAAYTLPIGIVVLRDNFTYQPAVTMASALIASGPLFILFLLLQDQLMSAVEMQGVT
- a CDS encoding alpha-N-arabinofuranosidase, whose amino-acid sequence is MTDASVTVHTEASIDRIEPELHGHFSEHLGRCIYDGIWHSQSADGDGFREDVMTLLSDLEMPVLRWPGGCFADDYHWEDGVGPREDRPRRRNLFWSQDRSEVPEEPNTFGTDEFLEFCERVGTQPYLATNVGSGDPQEAADWVEYACYGGDTELANRRRENGRDEPYEVPYWGIGNENWGCGGRMSPEQYAREYRRFATYVGSMDNLMVDDDLELIACGFEDHEWNHRFMEEVGKSSWGVEFPLDHLTLHHYYGRTMSVAEADEDDYDQFLVEALEMDEHIERIAATIDAFATTRDIGVIIDEWGAWHTEAVAESGLEQPGTVVDALSAAAVLDVFNHHADVMTMSNIAQTVNVLQCLVETEGDEAWARPTYHVFDLYAPHKGNEAVQTSVEAPTRNVGDDELPLVGASASVSDDGETYVTVTNLDTRGTHTVEINVGGDDAADVDAKVLFENQEPDLIVDADNADEFAAADLDVSVEDGVLTAELQPSTVAGISIQ
- a CDS encoding substrate-binding domain-containing protein is translated as MPTSSNDSGPNRESNRRTTKESRSRRRFLQAAGATGIAGLTGLAGCFGLGGGSGSGGSGGNGGGDMELSYWTLFGGGDGEVMKAIIDRFNDEQPLGDEITINRQRTPWDDHYDRLFTSMTGGEAPDMAISHATYLRRFQDTLTTIDDYVTTDDYVQSILDSCMLEGSQYAIPIDSHPLGLYYNMDILNEAGVEPPFENFSEFEEACNAILENTDAKPFSPDPYWGNGGGFRQYFMALNQMGGSMFNDDYTEATFGDDVGLEALEYIVSISGEREWDEPDTSDDRVEQGFRNGNIAMTVNGTWFVTVLDDQDYEWGFQKPHWVPNAEQLVTTADSHTIIFPNQESASEERIQASVEAAEWIAQENPEWGAEAGHLPAYNPILNGDELQEADIWDKTLKKFMEMAEDDQLAYWPQLPNADMFAQSNWTWFTDAYSRSTAPEEALQQGVETWNDQLS
- a CDS encoding carbohydrate ABC transporter permease, translating into MSVTDRFDGIKGVISSDSRSRKELIEGILFSLPYLVIFGVFLLYPLVMGGYMSLFDWNAIDPTQSVFIGLENYQQLLNDSDFWNALGNTGYFALLTVPSIVVVALGLALGVNRDIKGKGLLRAIFFSPYILTVSVTAVVWVDLYSTQYGLINHYLGMVMANPPQWLQTRLTAMPAIAMTTVWWLVGFSFVILLSARQSVPDYLYEAAKLDGAGTWRQFRDVTVPQIRHAIFFVVIINIIWAFQVYGQPYVMTSGGPGSTTETLVMYLYEAAFAQRNFGYAAAIGYVLTGILVMVSIANYYLLGGDNE
- a CDS encoding ABC transporter ATP-binding protein, with the protein product MSKVTIESVSKIYDDGGNDILAVDDIDLDIQDGEFMTIVGPSGSGKSTLLRMIAGLESITDGTISIGDRVVNDVSPQDRGTAMVFQNYALYPHMTARKNMAYGLKLTTDLGKAEINERVEEAADMMGISEQLDKKPGSLSGGQQQRVATGRAIVRDPEVFLMDEPLSNLDAKLRMHMRTEIQRIHEDLETTIIYVTHDQEEAMTMSDRVAIFDMGEIQQVGTPDEIYNHPANLFVADFIGSPSMNTFNVLFDGSTLVGPDFEYELSSEIANRVRQYVDDGDELVMGIRPEDIYLADGSGPNDISAYLDVLEPVGSDNYLYFQVGDDECRVRVPGDVKPEENKEVFITFDEENLHLFHPEDGTNILTETQRTAQPVADD